A window of the Cystobacter fuscus genome harbors these coding sequences:
- a CDS encoding NapC/NirT family cytochrome c produces MSAWSVWAMATPEPPHGATLGGALEVVALGCIGVAVLGLLLVEFVFKSRMARSTYRWTLLLGLFVLPGVALLGTTGHMFESMKTVEACQSCHVMNPFVGDMHDPRSATLAARHYRSGAIPDKQCYACHTGYGIFGTVEAKRDGLRHWLLYVTDTWKEPITYKGTYPNANCLACHATAPIFTRVDSHKALGTQLANDEMSCFTCHGLPHPARPTRASTRVTASQ; encoded by the coding sequence ATGAGCGCCTGGTCCGTGTGGGCGATGGCCACTCCCGAGCCACCTCACGGTGCCACCCTGGGCGGCGCGCTGGAGGTGGTCGCGCTGGGGTGCATTGGTGTGGCGGTGCTGGGATTGCTGCTGGTGGAGTTCGTCTTCAAGTCGCGCATGGCGCGCTCCACGTACCGGTGGACGCTGTTGCTGGGCCTCTTCGTGCTACCGGGCGTGGCGCTGCTGGGCACCACGGGGCACATGTTCGAGTCGATGAAGACCGTGGAGGCCTGTCAGTCCTGCCATGTGATGAACCCCTTCGTGGGGGACATGCACGACCCTCGGAGCGCCACGCTGGCGGCGCGGCACTACCGCTCGGGCGCCATCCCCGACAAGCAGTGCTACGCGTGCCATACGGGCTACGGCATCTTCGGCACCGTGGAGGCCAAGCGCGACGGCCTCCGCCACTGGCTGCTGTACGTGACGGACACGTGGAAGGAGCCCATCACGTACAAGGGCACCTATCCCAACGCCAACTGTCTGGCCTGTCACGCCACCGCGCCCATCTTCACCCGGGTGGACAGTCACAAGGCGCTGGGGACGCAGCTCGCGAATGACGAGATGAGCTGCTTCACCTGTCACGGGTTGCCGCACCCGGCCCGGCCGACCCGCGCCTCCACCCGCGTCACCGCCAGCCAGTGA
- a CDS encoding LamG-like jellyroll fold domain-containing protein: protein MLRPKFRSLALILLSLASVQLPLIGCTPPPPGPSTPDASTPDASTPDASTPDASTPDASTPIVVHGLKGEYFRASAPNAHDFAELGAVALDPNINLPGLDATFQTLTGRTEHTTARWTGQLTAPETGDYTFSAIGDNGFRLFLDGKPVIDHWVGDWDVEQNSAPVHLVAGEAHDFRLEMFQDVGGANMFLRWSSATISKQIVPTTAFTPPADFEVYPVLLSVGEDGLRLTFDFAEPVDALGDLVPHLEVAADTVPMPLASAAIAANDPSLVEVTLSAPIQRGQRVRVSYDGAGGLRVDGEEVPQLIRDATNGSTHRLRTEWADQVDPAQPLPEYPRPQQVRAQWLNLNGPWEFSGAAAGQQPVFGQALPESIIVPFPVESQLSGLERHEDHMFYRKLVTVPASWQIGAGQRLLLNFGAVDYHARVWVNGKQVAEHKGGYTAFTADITDALSGTGEQEIFVAVTDTTGANQPRGKQSSRPSGIFYTPSSGIWQTVWLEPVPNAAIDSLVTTPNLQTNSLSVEVRSASASSNASVTAVARDADGNEVGTITGQANTPLTLKVSQPHLWTPDDPYLYKLDVTLTDGQSTDTVGSYFGMRSVGIQNVGGFPKLVLNGKPIFSLAMLDQGFWPDGLNTAPTDEALRWDLQVQKDLGFNSVRKHIKVEPARWYYHADQIGLLVWQDFVSGTITNTQGQEAFVSEGLRMMEQLHNSPSIAIWVIFNEGWGEWNRQETGRIADQVKATDPSRVINAHSGVNCCDSKGDSGRGDIIDHHDYGNNSPAYPDATRAAMDGEHGGFTLRTPGHMWPGAPTVIYSGVVDKAALTKKYVENTQTYYLAAAGAELSGSIYTQVTDLENELNGFYTYDRRVLKVDPGPVREINRRVIEAGAKAGEDATFPGLGNWPLDEGSGTVGHDSTSGKSDVALRGNAAWTAGVRGQALRFDGNGDFAETVAPVLDTRGDYTISAWVTLDKLPGNFATAVSQDGRRTENPFYLQYGQGAFAFSTPGGKRARYVVTPQLNRWYHIVGVRAGSEQRLYVDGTLRATVAAGTADVSTGPLAIGRAKYAGGDTDFWSGSIDEVQAFGRALSDSEVSALYSEVPR, encoded by the coding sequence ATGTTACGGCCCAAGTTCAGATCGCTCGCCCTGATCCTGTTGTCTCTCGCCTCCGTGCAGCTACCGCTGATTGGCTGCACGCCACCGCCCCCGGGCCCGTCGACTCCGGATGCATCGACCCCGGACGCGTCGACTCCAGACGCATCGACTCCAGATGCATCGACTCCGGATGCATCCACTCCTATCGTCGTGCACGGGCTCAAGGGCGAGTACTTCCGTGCGTCGGCGCCCAACGCCCATGACTTCGCGGAACTTGGCGCGGTCGCGCTGGACCCGAACATCAACCTCCCTGGCCTGGATGCCACCTTCCAGACGTTGACCGGCCGTACCGAGCACACCACGGCCCGGTGGACCGGCCAGCTCACCGCGCCGGAGACCGGCGACTACACGTTCTCCGCGATCGGCGACAATGGCTTCCGGCTGTTCCTCGACGGAAAGCCGGTGATCGACCACTGGGTCGGCGATTGGGACGTCGAGCAGAACAGCGCGCCGGTGCACCTCGTCGCGGGCGAGGCACACGACTTCCGGTTGGAGATGTTCCAGGACGTCGGCGGCGCGAACATGTTCCTGCGGTGGTCGAGCGCCACCATCAGCAAGCAGATCGTGCCGACCACGGCGTTCACCCCGCCGGCCGACTTCGAGGTCTACCCGGTCCTCCTCTCCGTCGGCGAGGATGGCCTCCGGCTGACGTTCGACTTCGCCGAGCCGGTCGACGCGCTCGGCGACCTGGTGCCGCACCTGGAGGTGGCGGCAGACACCGTCCCGATGCCGCTGGCCTCGGCCGCCATCGCCGCCAATGACCCGTCCCTCGTGGAGGTCACTCTCTCCGCGCCCATCCAGCGTGGTCAGCGCGTCCGCGTCTCCTACGACGGCGCCGGTGGCCTGCGCGTGGACGGTGAGGAGGTGCCGCAGCTCATCCGCGACGCCACCAACGGCTCGACGCACCGGCTGCGCACCGAGTGGGCCGACCAGGTCGACCCGGCCCAACCTCTGCCCGAGTACCCGCGGCCGCAGCAGGTCCGTGCTCAATGGCTCAACCTCAACGGTCCGTGGGAGTTCTCCGGCGCGGCAGCGGGCCAGCAGCCGGTGTTCGGCCAGGCGCTGCCGGAAAGCATCATCGTGCCGTTCCCGGTGGAGTCCCAGCTCTCCGGGCTGGAGCGCCACGAGGACCACATGTTCTACCGCAAGCTCGTCACCGTGCCCGCGTCCTGGCAGATCGGCGCCGGGCAGCGGCTCCTGCTGAACTTCGGCGCGGTGGACTACCACGCGCGGGTGTGGGTCAACGGCAAGCAGGTCGCCGAGCACAAGGGCGGCTACACGGCATTCACCGCCGACATCACCGACGCCCTGAGCGGCACGGGTGAGCAGGAGATCTTCGTCGCGGTCACGGACACCACGGGAGCCAATCAGCCGCGAGGCAAGCAGTCCTCCAGGCCGAGCGGCATCTTCTACACGCCCTCCTCGGGCATCTGGCAGACCGTCTGGCTCGAGCCGGTGCCCAACGCGGCGATCGACAGCCTCGTCACCACGCCGAACCTCCAGACGAACTCGCTCTCCGTGGAGGTGCGTTCCGCGTCGGCCTCGTCCAACGCCAGTGTCACCGCCGTGGCCCGCGACGCCGACGGAAACGAGGTTGGCACCATCACCGGTCAGGCCAACACCCCGCTCACGCTGAAGGTGTCGCAGCCGCACCTGTGGACGCCGGATGACCCGTACCTCTACAAGCTCGACGTCACCCTCACCGATGGACAGAGCACCGACACCGTCGGCAGCTACTTCGGAATGCGCTCGGTGGGGATCCAGAACGTGGGCGGCTTCCCGAAGCTGGTGCTCAACGGCAAGCCGATCTTCTCCCTCGCCATGCTGGACCAGGGCTTCTGGCCCGACGGGCTCAACACCGCGCCCACCGACGAGGCCCTGCGCTGGGACCTCCAGGTGCAGAAGGACCTCGGGTTCAACTCCGTCCGCAAGCACATCAAGGTGGAGCCGGCGCGCTGGTACTACCACGCGGACCAGATCGGCCTGCTGGTGTGGCAGGACTTCGTCTCCGGGACCATCACGAACACGCAGGGACAGGAGGCGTTCGTCTCCGAGGGCCTCCGCATGATGGAGCAGTTGCACAACTCGCCGTCCATCGCGATCTGGGTGATCTTCAACGAGGGCTGGGGCGAGTGGAACCGGCAGGAGACCGGCCGGATCGCCGATCAGGTCAAGGCCACCGACCCGTCGCGGGTGATCAACGCGCACAGCGGAGTGAACTGCTGCGACTCCAAGGGCGACTCCGGCAGGGGTGACATCATCGACCACCACGACTACGGCAACAACAGCCCGGCCTACCCGGATGCCACGCGCGCGGCCATGGACGGCGAGCACGGCGGGTTCACCCTGCGCACGCCGGGCCACATGTGGCCGGGTGCGCCGACGGTCATCTACAGCGGGGTGGTGGACAAGGCGGCACTGACCAAGAAGTACGTCGAGAACACCCAGACCTATTACCTGGCCGCCGCCGGGGCGGAGCTGTCCGGCTCGATCTACACCCAGGTCACCGACCTGGAGAACGAGCTCAACGGCTTCTACACCTACGACCGGCGGGTGCTGAAGGTCGACCCGGGGCCGGTGCGTGAGATCAACCGGCGGGTGATCGAAGCGGGTGCCAAGGCGGGCGAGGACGCGACGTTCCCCGGCCTCGGGAACTGGCCGCTCGACGAGGGCAGCGGCACGGTGGGCCATGATTCCACCAGCGGGAAAAGCGACGTGGCACTGCGCGGCAACGCCGCCTGGACGGCCGGGGTCCGCGGACAGGCGCTGCGCTTCGACGGGAACGGCGACTTCGCCGAAACCGTCGCCCCGGTGCTGGACACGCGCGGCGACTACACGATCTCCGCGTGGGTGACACTCGACAAGCTGCCGGGCAACTTCGCCACCGCGGTCAGCCAGGACGGCCGCCGCACGGAGAACCCGTTCTACCTGCAGTATGGGCAGGGCGCGTTCGCCTTCAGCACGCCTGGAGGAAAACGCGCCAGGTACGTCGTGACGCCGCAACTCAACCGCTGGTACCACATCGTCGGCGTCCGGGCCGGCAGCGAGCAGCGGCTGTACGTCGACGGAACCCTGCGGGCGACCGTCGCGGCTGGCACCGCGGACGTGAGCACCGGACCGCTGGCGATCGGGCGCGCGAAGTACGCTGGCGGCGACACCGACTTCTGGTCGGGGTCGATCGACGAGGTACAGGCCTTCGGCCGCGCGCTCAGCGACAGTGAGGTGAGCGCCCTGTACTCCGAGGTGCCGCGCTAG